TCGCGGCGGAAGAGGTTCAGCGCGTCGTTTCGCTGATCGTGGCCATAGGGCAGGCGACCTACGCCCTGGCGCCGGCCGTCTTCGGCATCCTTGGCGCCCTCGCGCCCGGCCACTTCGGCTTGCCTGCGGGCGACACCACGGTGTTCTTCGCCACCGCCGCCGTCATCCAGCTGCTGTCGATCGGCTGCTTTCTTCTCGGCCGGCGGCAAAGGACGACCTGCGCCCCGGCCTGACCACGCGCCCACCGCCTCGAGGATCTACGGCACCTGCAGCGCCGACCGGGGGCCGCCTTCGGCCAAAAACGGCCCGTCGAGTCGGCGATCTCGAAGGCCGGTTCGGATCAGTAAGCCGACGATCTATGGGCCCGACGCTGATGCTCACTCTTGACCCGAAGTTGCCAACGTCCCGGTACTCAATACGAACTGGCCGGATGTACTCCACAAGTGCGAATTCGTTTGGATCGTCATGCCTTTAGGGATACTCTATTAGTAGTCCCAAGACTGAACGGAGTGGCCTTGGCGGTTTTGGCTGCTGGTTCAATTTCGGCAGGGACTAATTTGAAGAAATAGCACGACAGGTAGTCATCTCTGGCTCAAGGGAACTCCGGGAGGACGTCCGCCGGACTCCAGAATTCCGACAGGACAAGCCAACGATCTCACTGAGACCAGTTGTACGCCCGCTGCCTCCTTGGGTTCAACAAGGGGAGGTAAATATGATGAAGGTAGCAAGTTCCCTGCTTCTGAGCCTCGCCATCGTTACAACGATACCAGCCTTTGCGGACGATGATGATGATGATGACGATGGCGATCAAGGGGCGGGACGTCTTTTGAATGTGGACTGCGACATCGGACAGACAATCACGAGGGCGCTTGAGCGCGCACAACCAGGCGACACGATAGTCGTTCGGGGAGCCTGCGATGAAACTGTCACCATCATGACGGACAAGCTGACGTTGGTGGGCAAGGCCGATGCAGTGATCGACGGCCAAGGTTCGTCAGACAATGTTGTGACCATTGACGGTGCGCGCGATGTGACACTTCGAAACCTCATCCTGCAAAACGGCGACGGTGGCATTGTTATTCAAAGGCAGGCCTCCGCGACGCTGGAAGACCTGACGGTGCAGGACAACGCCGACGACGGCGTAGAAGTCGGCCAAAATGCGAACGCAATAATCACGAATTGCACTGCACAGAACAACGGAGACGAAGGCTTTCTTGCGGCCATCAACTCTAGCGTTGTATTCCTAGGCGGTACGCTGAAGAGCATAAGCAACGGCGGTGTGGGCATACAGGCCTCAGAATCATCTAGCATGTTTATTTTTGGTGCCTCAGTTGAAGCGACTGGAAATATCCAAGACGGCCTTGGCGTGTTTAGTTCCTCGCTCTTTGTATCCGACACTAGCACCTTGACCCTCGGAGACAACGGCGGCCGCGGATTGACGATAGCAGGGAATTCAGAAGCTAACTTACGTGGGGCTCTGACAATTGCCGGAAACGGCAGCGAAGGACTGCTGATCTTTGGTTCTTCAAATGCTACGCTCGATGGATTCATTCTCATCGAGGGCAATGGATCTAACGATCCTCTGGGAATTGGCGGCTTGCACGTCAATCGAGTGTCCAACGCAAGGCTGATTGGCACTTTGGAGATCCGCGGCAATGATGATTTTGGGCTTTCGATAGTCGAAAACTCCCACACCTTCATGGAGTCTGGGACACTGATTATCGAAGACAGTGTGAGCCATGGCATTCTGGTATTCGAAGGCTCGCATTTGGAGTTAAGACCCCTTTTCGCTGACGTCGATGTTCAAATTCGTCGCAACGGTACGGATGGTATCCGTCTGGAGCACAAATCCAGCGCCCGTCTTTCCGACGGCATAGTAATTTCAGACAACGCTCGCGACGGGATAAGGTGTCGCCGGGATTCTAGTGTTATTGCTAACGGTATTGGTATCACAGGCAACAACGCCGGTGGAATAAACGCTGATGACTGTCTCCTTGACATCGAGGATTCGAATATCGAGGGAGTGAGCGGAGGCATCACCGCTTCTTTCGGTTCACGCCTTTCGTTGTTTGGCAATTCTATTTCAGGAGGCATCGTCTGCGACAACACGGTTATAAGTCGGGGTGACAACATTTGCCCGTAAAACTTTCTGGTGCGGAGACTGCGTCGGATCTATCGAAGGGCTGGATCTGGCTACTCTTCCCCGACACGGCGGAGCCCGGCGGACGACCGCTTGACCCCTCACAAAAGCTCTTCGCGGTCACACCGTGAAGGTCTCAAAGGGATCGATCCCCGCCGTCACGCCGCCGGCGGCAGGCGGTCGATCACCCCGTCCCTGCGGGCCCGGACCAGGGGCGAAGCGAGGCCGCTGGCAGACGGCGTCATGACCGGGCCGCCGGGGCGAGGGGCGGCCTCCGGGGGGCGCGCCGACGGGGTCTTTGCGAGCCGGGCCGCGGGGCCTTCATTTCCGGCCCGCGGATGCCCAAATCTAGGGGGTCGATTGCCCGAGCGCGGCGCCGGACCGCGCGGCGGGCGGCAGGATCTGGAGAAACGGCGGTGAGCAACGTCATCGAGGCGGCCGAGGCCTTCGAACGGCACGAGGCCAAGGCGCACACGGGCTACCGGCTGGTGATCGAGCCGAGCGACCGGCGCATCCGCGCGATCGCGGGCGGCGTGACCCTGGCCGACAGCCGCCGGGCGCTGGTCATGCACGAGACCCGCCTGCCGCCGGTCTACTACTTCCCGCGCGCGGACGTGCGCATGGACCTGCTGACCCCGACCGAGCACCGCACCTACTGCCCCTTCAAGGGTAACGCCTCCTACTGGAGCCTCGAGCTCGACGGCGAGACCGTCGAGAACCTGGCGTGGAGCTACGAGGCGCCCTTCGACGAGGCCGAGCTGGTCGGGAACTACATCGCCTTCTACCGGGACCGCATCGACACCTGGTTGGCCGAGGACGCCGAGATCACCCTGGCGCCGCCCGAGGACGCGCCCGCCGCCGACAACCCCCTGGTGCCCTGGCTGGTGCAGGAGGCCTGGCAGGCCAAGTCCTCGGAGGAGCTGGTGCGGCGCCTGGCCGAGGCCCTGGTCGCCCGGGGCATGCCGCTGATGCGCCTGCGAGTCATGATCCAGACCCTGAACCCGCAGCTCTTCGCCCACGCCTACACCTGGCGGGCCGAGACCGGCGAGGTGACCGAGTTCCAGGCCACCCACACCGGGATCCAGAGCAGCCAGTTCCGCGACAGCCCCCTGGCGGTGATCCTCAAGGGCGAGGGCGGCGTGCGCCGGCGCCTGGACGTGCCCAACCCGCGCCTCGACTACCCGATCCTCAAGGACCTGGTCGAGGAGGGCGCGACCGACTACGTCGCCATGCCGATGCGCTTCGCCGACGGGCAGATCAACATCATCACCATGGTCTCGCAGGAACCCGGCGGCTTCTCGACCGAGAGCCTGGGCCAGCTGCACGAGATCCTGCCCAACCTGAGCCGCCAGCTCGAGGCCCACGCCCAGCGGCTCTCCTCCCTGTCGCTGCTGCAGACCTACCTCGGCGGCAGCACCGGCGAGCGGGTCCTGGAGGGGCGGGTCAAGCGCGGCGACGGCGAGAACATCCACGCGGTGATCCTGTTCAGCGACCTGCGCGGTTCCACCGTGCTGGCGGAGCGGCTCTCCCGCGAGGACTACCTGGCGGCCCTCAACCACTACTTCGACGGCATCGCCGGGGCGGTGATCGAGCAGGGCGGCGAGGTCCTCAAGTTCATCGGCGACGCGGTGCTCGCGATCTTCCCGATCGACGATCCGGCCAGCCGCGCGCCGGCGGCCTGCAGCGGCGCCCTGGCCGCGGTGCGCGACGCCGAGCGGCGGATCGCCGCCTGCAACGCCGAGCGCGCCGAGGCGGGCGAGGCGCCGCTTTCGGTCGGCATCGCCCTGCACCGCGGCGACCTGACCTACGGCAACATCGGCAGCGAGCGGCGACTGGACTTCACCGTCATCGGCTCGGCGGTCAACGAGGCCGCCCGCCTCGAGGAGCTGAGCAAGACCCTCGAGGCGCCGGTCATCGTCTCCGCCGCCTTCGCCGACAGCATCTCCGGCGAGCTGCTCTCCCTCGGCCGCCACGCCCTGCGCGGCGTCCGCGGCGACCAGGAGATCTTCACCCTGCCGCCGGAGGCGGCGCCCGATCCAGAGGCGTGACCGGCGCGCGTGACGTCGCGCCCTCCGACCGGGTCACCTCGGATCGCCTCGCGGATCTTCGGGCCGCGGCGCGCCGCCCCGGACCCTGGTCACCGCCCAGCGCTGCGCCTCTTCGCTCAGCCGCCCGACGGCCCCGTCGACGGAGATCCAGAGCGCCCGGTGATCCCGCTCCCTCGCCCGCGCGCGCCGGACGATCAGCTCGACCAGGTAGAAGTGGCAGAGCTTGTTGTAGTGGACCCGTTTCTCCGCCCGGCATTTCTAGTCTCGAAGTCCAGCATGGTCCGGTCCTACCGCGGGATCCCGGACGGCCCGAGCGCTCGGGGATGATGAGGTCCGACAGCGACCAGAACGGATCGAGAGCAGCGACTTGTGCAGCCATCAAGAGCGCCGAGGGGTGATATCCGCCCTGCCTGGTGCCTTTTCGCAGCGGATCAGCTAGCGCACTTCCCGATCAGACGCGTTCGCGTCTGGCCGGGAGTCGTGCGCTATCACTCTGAAGGTAGGGCATTACATCCGGCCAGATGGATCGCGAAGCGATTCCATCTGATCGGATAATGCCCTAGAACGGCCCTATCGGGACCAAGCAACACCGCGATAAGGGGAAGCCCATGGCCGAATCAATTCAGATCGTTAGCGGTTCGGCACATCCAGCCTTCGCCGAGCAGGTCTGTCGGCACTTGGGTGTCGAAGTATGCAAGACCCGTATCGTCCGCTTCTCCAACGAGAACATGTTGGTGCAGATCGAAGAGAATGTCCGGGAGTCGGATGCTTTCGTCATCCAGCCCTCCTGCGTGCCCGTTTCGGACGGCATTGTCGAGCTTCTGATCACAATTGACGCCTTGAAGCACGCCTCGGCCAAGCGGGTGACCGCGGTCTTGCCTTACTTTCCCTATGCACGCTCCGACAAGAAGGACCAGCCGCGAATCTCTATCACGGCCCGGCTCATGGCGGACCTTTTGGAGGCCGCAGGCGCTGACCGGGTTCTGACGATGAATTTCCACTCACCGCAGGTGCAGGGCTTTTTTCGATTTCCCGTAGATCAGCTTCAGGCGGCACCGATCATCTGCGATCACTTGCTTACAACCCGGGAGCTTGCCGACTATGTCCTCGTCGCGGGCGATGTCGGCGAGGCCAAGGAAATTGGTGGCTACGCCAACCGCCTCAACCTGCCGATCGCGATTGTCGACAAACGCCGCGATGGCGATGACGAGAAACCACGCGCGGTCGCTCTGATCGGCGACGTCGCCGGCAAGCACGCCTTGATCATCGACGACGAGATCGCCAGCGGCGGCACGCTGATGGAAGCAACGGCGTTCCTGCTGGATCATGGTGCGACCTCGGTCGAGGCGGCTGCGGTGCATCCGGTACTCTCGGGTCAAGCGGTGCAGCGTATCGCGGCCTCGCCACTGAAGTCGCTGGTGGTCACCAACACCATCCCCCTTGCCTCGGAGAAGCAGCTCGACATCATCGAAGTCTGCTCGGTCACCGAACTGTTCGCCGATGCCATCCTTGCGATCCACAACGGCTCGAGCATTTCCCGGTTGTTCCGGTAGAGCGAAACCGGGACGGAGCCAGAGGTTGATTGCCGAAGCAACCTCGGTTCGGGCAGTCTCGGTTTTGGCGCGTGGCGGCCCTTCGGCCTCATCTCGACTGGCCAAGCTCCTCAAACGAGTCCCAGACGATTGGCCAAGCCTGAACGCCCGCTTCGGGTCGACTTCAGCCTTTCGCGTTGATTGTCCAACACCACACCGGACGGCCATTTATGGCTAGAAATCGCCGTGCCCAGCGGTGGCTCGTCATTTCCGAGTTCGCCCCAACTCAGGACTCGTCAGAGCCGATGTCCGTTTTTTGCGGCGACTACGACCACTGTCATCCCTGCTCCGGACGTGCGGTGATGGTTCGACCCACGGCAAGGTGTGACCCGAAGCAGAAGTCAGGGGCCCCTAATCTCTAGTCAGCCCAAAGTGTGATGAAACCCACTTAGCTCGCCTAGCAGAGGCTTATTCTCTATTGAACGCAACCTTAGTTGAATGGAGTGTGAGAATGCGATGGACCAAGACACAAACGATCGCTGGCAGCCTTGTAGCAGCAGCTTTCGTAATCTTGGCGATGTCGCCCTGGGCAGACGCAAATGCAGCATGCGGCGCCTTCGTCAACGGTCGCCCTATGACCGATGATTGGTGCCGCACTGCTACACAGATTTACGGATACGTGCAGCCCGGCCGTTACGTGGCTGATGACCGCGGGAACTGGTTCAATCTCGACACTGGGCAATCGGGAAACGTTTACTTGGATTCCCAGAGCCCCGGGCGTCGCGGCAGCTCAAACAATGGTGGGGGCGGCCGTTGGACAAGTACCACAATTGACCCCAGTGGGGGCTGCGAAGGTGGTAGCTGCGTCAATATATTGGATTAGTTCAAAAAGTTAGGGCCAGTTTCTGGTGCCGGTCCCGAACGGACCGAGTACGGGCGGAGCTTGCCTGCGCGAGGGCATTATCCGATCAGATGGAATCGCTTTGCGATCCATCTGGCCGGATGTAATGCCCTCGTTGCAACGTGTTAGCGCACTACTCCCGGCCAGACGCGAATGCGTCTGATCGGGAAGTGCGCTAGTTGGTCCACGACGGCGGTGCGCTCGGCAGTCGCGTTGGCAGCCAAGCTATAGGCGGTGGCCTGATGCGAATCGGCATGGAGCGCATGGCCGAGGCCAGAGAATCAGCCTGGTACCATCACAAAAGGCACTGTGAGCCTAACTGCTAAGGGCCGGGGGCCCCATTCCCTGGTGAGATCGACTGGCAGACGATGAGGTCGAGCCGGCCGCAACTCGCTGGGAACGCCCGAACCGATGGCCACAGGTGGACAACCGGTCTCCCCTTGAAAGCCGACGTCGACCGGCGAGGCCTGCTAGGGCCGACTCTGCTGCTTTTCGGTTGATGTGGCTGGCCACGTCAGCCTTCAATTTGAGACGAAACCATTCTGCGCGCCGTCGCGGCCGACACCGTCTTCACGATGCCGGCGGCGCGAAGATTTGCGTCTTTTCTGCGTCGGCTCGCACCTTCCTGGGTGAAACCAGTAGCGGATAGGTCTGGTTCAGCAGCCAGGGCTCGAGCAGGTTCAAATAGAAGGGACTGCCCGGTACGGCGCTTTCGCCGCCCGGCAGGCTGGACACCGCCTTGAGCTTTCGGCGTCCGAACTCGGCGACGAAACGACCGGTCGGTCCCAAGTTGAACATGAAGGCATCGCTGCCGGGGGTCTCGATATTCATGGCCGGACTGCCGACGTCCACCGTCTCGAAGCCGCCGTCGGTCGGAATCCCGTCGAGGTCGTCCAGGGGCGGCGGGAAGAAACCGAACCCCGGCGGCACGTTGAACACGCTGCCCAGGATATTCGCGAACACGATGCGATGCAGCCGGCCCCAGCGGTAGTCGTCCTGGTCGAGGGAGTTGTTGAAGGCCGCCTTGAAACTGTCGGACGCCAAGCGATCGAGCGCGTCGGCCAAGCTCCTCAGGATCGCGATATCGCGGCGGGTGGCGGGATCCGCGTCACTCGGACCGGGAAAGAAATCCAGTCCCGAGGCGCCCACGCCTTGATTGCCCTCGAAGGTGTCGAGTAAGTAACGCAGGGCCGTGATCCTTTCCTCCCTGACGTTGACCAAGGGCGGTAGCCCCACGCTGGCCAGGGTGGCGTCGATGGTATTGGCCGCCATCTCGCGCCGCCAGACCGAATAGATGGTCGCGGCGACGCTGTTCTCGATCTCGTCCTCGTCCAGGTCGTTCCACTCTTCGTCGTCGTCATCATCGTCATCGTCTCGGCGCGCGTCGTAGCCTTCGGGTATTCCGGTCGGCGTGGAATGGTCCCAGTCTTCCAGCCGCTCCACCGCTTCTGCCACCCTCGGGTCCGCGGCGAAGGCGGCCAGCGCGGGGTGGGCACCAGGGGACGAGGCCCGATCGAAGGCGTGCAGGATGGCCGGGGTCAGGACCTGGGCGTCGAGCATCACGACGTCGGCCTGGAGCTCGATCATGTCGGCGGGGCCGAGGCGGTCATCGTCGTCGAGCGCTTCCTCGAGCAGCCGGGTAGTTCGGCCGGCGCGGATCGAGAAATTGCGCCCGCCCCAGTTCAGATAGTAGAGGCCGCCGCCAGGACGGAAATCGTTCAGGGGATCGTTGTCCAGGCTGTTGCCGGCTTGATCGTTGTTCGAGTTGACGATGACTCCGCTGATCGGATTCTCGGTCTGCGGCATCTCTTCGAAGGGCAGAATCGCGAAGGCGGTCGCCTGTGTCGGCGGCGGGTTCTCCTCCGGGATCCATTCCTGCCCGCCGGTACCTTGGCGGATCAGGAACGGCGGCGCAACAGGGTCACCCGGTTCGGCCGCCTGCAGGTCCTCGCGCAGCGGCACCTCGCCGGAAACGAAGTAGGCGATGTTGCCCTTGCTGTCCGCGTAGGAAACGTTCTGCGACGCGAAGTCGACGAGTTGCAGGGCCGATTTGAATTCCGCCAAGTTGCGGGCGCGATTGATATCGCAGATGCCTTCGGGGTCGCGGGTCGGGCCGAACCCGATCGATTGCAGGCTGAGGGCCGTGAGTTTCCCGATTTCAGGATCGGGTTCCGGCTTGGTGATGATCGGGCCGTTGTTGCGTCGCGGGACGATCAGGACAACCTGGTCGAATTGCGGACGGACTATCCCGCCCTCGTTGGCGCTGAAGCTCTCAAGCAAGGGGATGATCGGTTCGGGCACGCCCTCGTAAAGGGTGCTCAGGCCGCTTGGCGAATTCTTGTCCTCCACGATGACTTCGACATAGGTGTCGGTTATGTCGAGCCGGCTGTTCGTGAACCCCCAGGCCAGGTGCCGGTTGTGACCGATCGCCACGCAGGGCGCACCGGGCAGGCCCCGGCCGATCACGTCGAGGCCGGGCGCGACCAAGTGCACCTGGTGGAAGATCGTCGGGGAATTGAGCGTCAAATGGGCATCGTTGGCCAGCAAAGGGCGGCCGTTGCGGATGTGCGCGCCGCTGACCACCCAGGTGTTGCTGCCACCCGCCGTTCGGCCGTCGGGCTGCAATAGACCGGGGATCCGCGGCAGACCGCGCAGCTTCTCCAGGTACCCGCGCGCCTGTTCCAGCGTCTTGGCTCCGAGACGCGGCCCGATCTCGCGCGGCTGCAAGACCTGGCGCTGCAGAGCGGCAATCTGCGCTTCTACGCCGAGGATTGGCTTGGTTTGTTCAGCGTCCGGCACGGTCGAGGCCGGATCGAAGGGCGCGCTGCGGAACAGGTCCTCGAAGAAGAGCTTCGAGCCGTCGAAACCGGCCGCCGCGCCCGCGAGCCGATAGGTCTCGAGGGTCACGGTCAGTTCGATGTCCTCCGACCCGAGAACCGACGTCTGAACGCCGAGGCCTTTGCCGATCGCGAGGCTGTCCAGCGGGCTCCAGCGGGCGACGTGCGACAGTTCCAGGACCCCGTACTCCGGCGGCAGGAGTCCGGTCGCCTCGGCAACATCGATGAAGGCGTTGACCCCGTCGCTGTAGGCCTGCAGCAGGTCCTTGAACTCCGGTGCATGGGCGTCCAGCGAGCGCCTGGCGGCCCGTTCGAAGCCGAGCGTGCGGAAGATCACGTCGGACGGCAGCGCGGCCTTGCCGAGCAGCTCTGCCGTGGTGCCGGCGACCTGCCGTCGAAAAAGATCCATCTGGAAAAGACGGTCTTCGGCGTGCACCCAACCCTGCATGAAGACGACATCGTGGTCGTTCTTGGCAAAGATATGCGGAATCCCGTTGGAATCCCGCACCACGGTGACCGGCGCTTCGAGACCGGGCAGGATCGTCTCGGCCTGCGCCGTTAGCGAGACGACCAAAAGGAACACCGACAACAGCGTTCGGTTCAAAGTCCTCATCACGCCCCCCTTTCCAACTTATTGCTTGCTGAGTCCGAGACCTTTGCGCGGACTCTGCGAGCTCCAGTATCGATTCCGGAGTAGTTCGATTTATCAGGCTATTGGCTAATTGTAGCCAGCTTATACAATCAGAGGTATAAGAACCTCTTCCTACGACTCATGGAAATTCATCTTCGGTCAAATTCAAAGGTTCACGCGGGAAGAGCTTCCATTGCTGGTGAGGATTCTGAATGTTCAAGCTCAGTGTCCAAATGCGGTTGATGGAAGCAGGTCCTTCTCCGTCACCGACTGATACCATACACTTACGGAAACCGAGCCGAGCGGTCGTCCCAAGCTCTGATGTCTGAATTTGGAGGTTGACCGGACCTGCCGAGAGCATGGTGTGGAGGGCAAGGCATAGCCGAGGCTGTCGAAAAGGTCCTTTGAGCGGCTCGGCGTGCCGTGATTCTTTGCGTCTGCGGGCGGCGTGAGAGGATCGGGGCGATAATGGGTAAGCCGGTCGGTCGGCAGGACCGTGTTTTCTACGAGTTCGATCTTGAAGAGATCGTTCCGGCCGATCATCCCTTGCGCAAGATCGATGCGGTTCTGGACCTGAGCTGGCTGCGCGGCGAGATGAAGGAGACTGTCCGATTAGGTGTGTAAGCGAGTGGTGTGCTTCGATCCTGTAAGGAGGAAGCACGATGAAAGAGATTCGCAAGGAGCTGCTGGACGCCCTGCTGGAAGGCTACGAGGGTCCGGAGGACCTGCTGGGCGATGAAGGTCTTCTGAAGAGCCTGCAGAAGGCCTTGATGGAGCGGGCCTTTGGAGCGGAGCTGACCGCGCATCTGGGCTATGAGAAGGGCGATCCGACTGGTCGCGGCAGCGGGAATAACCGCAACGGCCACGGCCGGAAGCGGGTTCTGACGGAGAGCGGGTCGGTCGATGTTGCGGTGCCCAGGGACCGCAACGCCAGCTTCGAGCCACAGCTGGTCAGGAAGGGTCAGAGCCGGCTTCCCGGCTTCGACGAGAAGGTAATCTCGCTCTATGCCCGGGGCATGACCCAGCGCGAGATCCGCGGCCACCTCGAGGAGCTCTACGCGATCTCGGTCTCCCCGGACCTGATCAGCCGGGTGACCGATGCCGTGCTCGAGGAGGTCAAGGCCTGGCAGACCAGACCGCTGGATCCGGTCTATCCCGTGATCTTCTTCGACGCCCTGCGGGTCAAGATCCGCGATGAGGGGGCGGTCAGGAACAAGGCGGTCTATCTGGCGATCGGCATCCGCCTGGACGGCACCAAGGAGATCCTGGGGCTGTGGATCGAGCAGAGCGAGGGCGCCAAGTTCTGGCTGCGGGTGATGAACGAGCTCAAGGCCCGAGGCATCAAGGACTGCCTGATCGCGGTGGTCGACGGCCTCAAAGGCTTCCCCGAAGCGATCAACGCGGTCTTCCCGGAGACCCAGGTCCAGACCTGCATCGTCCATCTGATGCGCTACGGCCTGTCCTTGTGCGCCTACAAGGACCGACGCCAGGTGGCCAAGGACATGAAGGCGATCTACCGGGCCGAGACGGTCGAGGCCGCGGCCGACCGCCTGGTGGAGTTCGAGCAGCTCTGGGGCGCCAAGTACCCCTCGATCGTCGCCGGCTGGCGCTGCCACTGGGAGGAGATCATCCCGATGTTCGCCTTTGCTCCGGAGATCCGGCGCCTGATCTACACCACCAATGCCATCGAGAGCCTGCACCGCGGCCTGCGCAAGATCATCAAGACCAGGGGCCACTTCCCCAACGATCAGGCGGCCGGCAAGCTGCTGTTCCTGGCCCTCAGGAACATCGAGAAGGGATGGAAGGCCGCCCCCAAGGAGTGGCTGCCAGCGCTCAACCAGTTTGATATCCTGTTCGGAGAAAGACTGCGAGGCGAGACCTGAACCAAATCGCGCATCGCTCACATACACACTTCATCGGACACTCCCAGATGAAGCCGAAATGCTGTCCCAACGCCCCGGGTTCCGCGCGACCCCAACGAAGCAGCGCGCGACTATACCCGCGCTTTGATGGAGACCGAGGCTTACGCGGCCTCCCGCGGCGAACGCAAGAAGATTGAAACCCTCTTCGGCGAGGTCAAACACGTCCTCGCCCTCGCACGGCTCCGCTTGCGCGGCCTCACCGGCGCGAGAGACGAGTTCTTGCTCACCGCGACCGTCCAGAACCTCAAACGCCTGGTCAAGAACACGAGCATACCGCCGCCTCAGGCCATCGCCGCGTGACCCTTGCCCCAATCCCTATCGCCATGGATCGACAAAGCTGAAGCGCCTCGGCCAAATCCGAGGTGCCAAGAAAACGTCCGCTGTTACTAACAGCGGACACCCGAAATCGGTCTCAATCGGACTTCTTCAACACTCTCGGCTAAAACTGATCGTCCGGATTTGCCCTCGTCCTGGTCCGGAATGGATCTCTGAGCGGAAGTCTTGGGCGATTTGGATCGGTTACCGTTGATGGTGGATGTTGGTGACCTGGCAGCCGGAGGGTGAGCCCGACACCGTTGCGGACGGCTCAGGCGGGTGAGGTGCCAGCGAAGGGTTGGTCGAGGGCGCGTTCGACCGGTTCAAGATG
This region of Kiloniellales bacterium genomic DNA includes:
- a CDS encoding right-handed parallel beta-helix repeat-containing protein; amino-acid sequence: MMKVASSLLLSLAIVTTIPAFADDDDDDDDGDQGAGRLLNVDCDIGQTITRALERAQPGDTIVVRGACDETVTIMTDKLTLVGKADAVIDGQGSSDNVVTIDGARDVTLRNLILQNGDGGIVIQRQASATLEDLTVQDNADDGVEVGQNANAIITNCTAQNNGDEGFLAAINSSVVFLGGTLKSISNGGVGIQASESSSMFIFGASVEATGNIQDGLGVFSSSLFVSDTSTLTLGDNGGRGLTIAGNSEANLRGALTIAGNGSEGLLIFGSSNATLDGFILIEGNGSNDPLGIGGLHVNRVSNARLIGTLEIRGNDDFGLSIVENSHTFMESGTLIIEDSVSHGILVFEGSHLELRPLFADVDVQIRRNGTDGIRLEHKSSARLSDGIVISDNARDGIRCRRDSSVIANGIGITGNNAGGINADDCLLDIEDSNIEGVSGGITASFGSRLSLFGNSISGGIVCDNTVISRGDNICP
- a CDS encoding DUF427 domain-containing protein; its protein translation is MSNVIEAAEAFERHEAKAHTGYRLVIEPSDRRIRAIAGGVTLADSRRALVMHETRLPPVYYFPRADVRMDLLTPTEHRTYCPFKGNASYWSLELDGETVENLAWSYEAPFDEAELVGNYIAFYRDRIDTWLAEDAEITLAPPEDAPAADNPLVPWLVQEAWQAKSSEELVRRLAEALVARGMPLMRLRVMIQTLNPQLFAHAYTWRAETGEVTEFQATHTGIQSSQFRDSPLAVILKGEGGVRRRLDVPNPRLDYPILKDLVEEGATDYVAMPMRFADGQINIITMVSQEPGGFSTESLGQLHEILPNLSRQLEAHAQRLSSLSLLQTYLGGSTGERVLEGRVKRGDGENIHAVILFSDLRGSTVLAERLSREDYLAALNHYFDGIAGAVIEQGGEVLKFIGDAVLAIFPIDDPASRAPAACSGALAAVRDAERRIAACNAERAEAGEAPLSVGIALHRGDLTYGNIGSERRLDFTVIGSAVNEAARLEELSKTLEAPVIVSAAFADSISGELLSLGRHALRGVRGDQEIFTLPPEAAPDPEA
- a CDS encoding ribose-phosphate diphosphokinase — translated: MAESIQIVSGSAHPAFAEQVCRHLGVEVCKTRIVRFSNENMLVQIEENVRESDAFVIQPSCVPVSDGIVELLITIDALKHASAKRVTAVLPYFPYARSDKKDQPRISITARLMADLLEAAGADRVLTMNFHSPQVQGFFRFPVDQLQAAPIICDHLLTTRELADYVLVAGDVGEAKEIGGYANRLNLPIAIVDKRRDGDDEKPRAVALIGDVAGKHALIIDDEIASGGTLMEATAFLLDHGATSVEAAAVHPVLSGQAVQRIAASPLKSLVVTNTIPLASEKQLDIIEVCSVTELFADAILAIHNGSSISRLFR
- a CDS encoding penicillin acylase family protein; amino-acid sequence: MRTLNRTLLSVFLLVVSLTAQAETILPGLEAPVTVVRDSNGIPHIFAKNDHDVVFMQGWVHAEDRLFQMDLFRRQVAGTTAELLGKAALPSDVIFRTLGFERAARRSLDAHAPEFKDLLQAYSDGVNAFIDVAEATGLLPPEYGVLELSHVARWSPLDSLAIGKGLGVQTSVLGSEDIELTVTLETYRLAGAAAGFDGSKLFFEDLFRSAPFDPASTVPDAEQTKPILGVEAQIAALQRQVLQPREIGPRLGAKTLEQARGYLEKLRGLPRIPGLLQPDGRTAGGSNTWVVSGAHIRNGRPLLANDAHLTLNSPTIFHQVHLVAPGLDVIGRGLPGAPCVAIGHNRHLAWGFTNSRLDITDTYVEVIVEDKNSPSGLSTLYEGVPEPIIPLLESFSANEGGIVRPQFDQVVLIVPRRNNGPIITKPEPDPEIGKLTALSLQSIGFGPTRDPEGICDINRARNLAEFKSALQLVDFASQNVSYADSKGNIAYFVSGEVPLREDLQAAEPGDPVAPPFLIRQGTGGQEWIPEENPPPTQATAFAILPFEEMPQTENPISGVIVNSNNDQAGNSLDNDPLNDFRPGGGLYYLNWGGRNFSIRAGRTTRLLEEALDDDDRLGPADMIELQADVVMLDAQVLTPAILHAFDRASSPGAHPALAAFAADPRVAEAVERLEDWDHSTPTGIPEGYDARRDDDDDDDDEEWNDLDEDEIENSVAATIYSVWRREMAANTIDATLASVGLPPLVNVREERITALRYLLDTFEGNQGVGASGLDFFPGPSDADPATRRDIAILRSLADALDRLASDSFKAAFNNSLDQDDYRWGRLHRIVFANILGSVFNVPPGFGFFPPPLDDLDGIPTDGGFETVDVGSPAMNIETPGSDAFMFNLGPTGRFVAEFGRRKLKAVSSLPGGESAVPGSPFYLNLLEPWLLNQTYPLLVSPRKVRADAEKTQIFAPPAS
- a CDS encoding IS256 family transposase, producing the protein MKEIRKELLDALLEGYEGPEDLLGDEGLLKSLQKALMERAFGAELTAHLGYEKGDPTGRGSGNNRNGHGRKRVLTESGSVDVAVPRDRNASFEPQLVRKGQSRLPGFDEKVISLYARGMTQREIRGHLEELYAISVSPDLISRVTDAVLEEVKAWQTRPLDPVYPVIFFDALRVKIRDEGAVRNKAVYLAIGIRLDGTKEILGLWIEQSEGAKFWLRVMNELKARGIKDCLIAVVDGLKGFPEAINAVFPETQVQTCIVHLMRYGLSLCAYKDRRQVAKDMKAIYRAETVEAAADRLVEFEQLWGAKYPSIVAGWRCHWEEIIPMFAFAPEIRRLIYTTNAIESLHRGLRKIIKTRGHFPNDQAAGKLLFLALRNIEKGWKAAPKEWLPALNQFDILFGERLRGET